From Echinicola jeungdonensis, the proteins below share one genomic window:
- the dtd gene encoding D-aminoacyl-tRNA deacylase yields MIAVIQRVSESSVKINGTIQGQIGKGMMVLLGIEEADDDTDIDWLSKKIVNLRIFGDEKGVMNKSLIDVDGEVLLISQFTLHASTKKGNRPSYIKAAKPDVAIPLYEEFIKAMENQLGKNIQTGEFGADMKVALVNDGPVTITIDTKNKV; encoded by the coding sequence ATGATAGCAGTTATTCAGCGTGTTTCTGAATCTTCGGTAAAAATTAATGGGACCATTCAGGGGCAAATCGGCAAGGGAATGATGGTCTTGTTGGGAATAGAAGAAGCTGATGATGATACAGATATTGATTGGTTGAGCAAAAAAATTGTCAATCTCCGGATTTTTGGGGATGAAAAAGGAGTAATGAACAAAAGCTTAATCGATGTGGATGGTGAAGTGCTGCTGATCAGTCAATTTACCCTTCATGCCAGTACTAAAAAAGGAAACCGCCCCTCATACATCAAAGCTGCCAAACCGGATGTAGCGATCCCATTATATGAGGAATTTATTAAGGCAATGGAAAATCAATTGGGGAAAAACATCCAAACGGGAGAATTTGGAGCTGATATGAAAGTTGCTTTGGTCAACGATGGACCGGTAACCATAACCATTGATACTAAAAATAAAGTTTAG
- a CDS encoding nucleoside hydrolase-like domain-containing protein, whose protein sequence is MKKLILIISLSTCWIALFAQQPVPVKPRILVSTDIGGTDPDDNQSMAHLLMYSDMFEVEGLISSPSYGDGSKGEILRMIDLYEKDLPKLNKHKKGLAAPAYLRSVTKQGRQGSAPFVGYMQSTEGSDWIIQCAKKDSDRPLWVLVWGGLDDLAQALHDAPEIKDKIKIYWIGGPNKKWSVNSYSYIAQNFPDLWIIESNATYRGFFSNNEAPERLKNENYYDNFIQGAGYLGKDYDDNRYKGEVKMGDSPSLLYMMDGNPNYPERDNWGGSYEKINHSPKKVYHRNTTLGDTVKVYSVVEFYFKGPKLNIPADSACFTMTVQAGIGEQKWGGFYLGDGDYAVKYAPKRTETLSYSVTSEIPGFPKQTGEFVVNNIWPGKPSPIDYKLGPNWYTDPQDPELFDGIWQGAKTVLKWRNEALLDWANRWDWLR, encoded by the coding sequence ATGAAAAAGCTGATTTTGATTATTTCACTATCTACATGTTGGATAGCCTTGTTCGCCCAACAGCCTGTGCCGGTCAAGCCCCGTATTCTGGTTAGTACCGATATTGGAGGAACAGATCCCGACGATAATCAATCCATGGCACATTTACTGATGTACAGCGACATGTTTGAAGTTGAAGGGCTCATTTCTTCTCCTTCTTACGGTGATGGATCAAAAGGGGAAATTTTGCGCATGATTGACCTCTATGAAAAAGACCTGCCCAAATTAAATAAACATAAGAAAGGCCTTGCAGCACCAGCATATCTACGCTCCGTAACCAAACAAGGACGACAGGGTAGTGCTCCCTTTGTTGGGTACATGCAATCCACAGAGGGCTCAGACTGGATCATCCAATGTGCAAAGAAAGATAGTGACCGGCCCCTATGGGTGCTCGTATGGGGTGGCCTGGATGATTTAGCCCAAGCATTGCATGATGCACCTGAAATTAAGGACAAAATAAAAATTTACTGGATTGGAGGTCCCAATAAAAAATGGAGCGTCAACAGTTATTCCTACATCGCACAAAACTTTCCTGACCTTTGGATCATTGAATCCAATGCTACGTATAGGGGCTTCTTTTCGAATAATGAAGCACCCGAAAGGTTGAAAAATGAAAACTATTATGATAATTTCATTCAGGGCGCAGGATATCTGGGAAAAGATTATGATGATAACCGTTATAAAGGAGAAGTTAAAATGGGGGATTCCCCCTCATTACTCTATATGATGGATGGTAACCCCAATTACCCGGAAAGAGACAATTGGGGCGGAAGTTATGAGAAGATTAACCACAGTCCAAAAAAGGTCTATCATCGAAATACCACCCTAGGAGATACCGTAAAGGTGTATTCAGTAGTAGAGTTTTATTTTAAAGGGCCAAAACTGAACATTCCCGCAGATTCGGCCTGTTTTACAATGACGGTACAAGCTGGAATCGGTGAGCAAAAGTGGGGTGGTTTTTACCTAGGGGATGGGGACTATGCGGTTAAATATGCCCCAAAGCGAACCGAAACTTTGTCCTATTCGGTTACATCTGAAATTCCAGGTTTTCCTAAGCAGACTGGGGAATTTGTTGTCAACAATATTTGGCCAGGTAAACCTTCACCCATTGATTATAAATTAGGCCCAAATTGGTACACGGACCCGCAAGATCCAGAATTGTTTGACGGAATCTGGCAGGGCGCCAAAACAGTACTCAAATGGCGTAATGAGGCTTTGTTGGATTGGGCAAATCGCTGGGATTGGCTCCGGTAA
- a CDS encoding DUF6298 domain-containing protein: protein MDVKYGMNLLLGLFAFALPVTLLAQSGTSSNAPIQINEGGILSYKVEGDGDQIPDYSFCGYMLSENPIPDVPVKVIVRPKRGDATAEIQAAIDYVATLPLDDNGFRGTVLLEKGTFEISGGLTIRSSGVVLRGSGSGKDGSLLIGSGVDRQTLIRIAGVNNLKKEDPIPLVKSHFPVNATTLTFDSPHSFKVGDSVIVNRPSTEKWIKDIGADKIGIHVDYPLTKWESGDFDQNWFREVVAVSPQSIILDVPLTNSLDPKYGGGSVAKYSWEGQISQVGVENLRCISAFDPSNEKDENHRWMAVTMENVRDSWVRRMVAEHFVSSAVAIWEKASRITVEDCKSLAPVGQIGGYRRYAFQTLGQQVLFQRCYSEYAFHAYSVGFTTPGPNAFVQCHAYMPYNFSGTIGGWASGVLFDKVSIDGGNISLAYRDVDGQGGGWSAANSLIWQSKAAKIFLSSPPGAENWAYAYKAQGYGKGHHELATEFVKPESLFYAQLRARTGQPSPEEEKILQYETSRTNKPSPEQAAQLSEQSKYPDLTMEGWIDQMVEKYPIHSELSEAKMVNQVVSKVVQKSPKKNQKGAFISIKNGWLLSGNQVLTGKRDRTSLWRGTTRPNDIESASPNLVRFVPGRIGRGLTDNLDTLVYDMLQHDVVAMQSFPALWYERRRDDHSRSRRADADVWAPFYEQPFSRSGQGEAYDRLSKYDLTKWNTWYWLRLNQFANLADQNGLLYIQEHYLQHNILEEAAHWADYPWRTANNINQSGFAEPPAYAGDKRVYMAESFYDTTHQVRNTLHRAYIKKSLDNFKGNTNIIHHLGVEYTGPLHFVQFWLDVIGEWERENQQEVMVLLPGTKDVQDAILEDPKLSTLVDGIDVIQWQYRKDGSLYAPEGGQNLAGRQYARLIDPGEPSFDQIYRAVQEFRTKYPEKAIVYSRRGVPFKDWAVFIGGGSLAELPEIQEERFFRDAAIMKPLTSKNLDSSLYVLGQKGTGYVLFLQNGELKIDLTDDQNRYTLKWIDPTSGEITEMKKEVKGGMLHTLAATMEVPVVAWLVKN from the coding sequence GGAATTTTATCTTATAAGGTGGAGGGCGATGGCGACCAGATTCCTGATTATTCTTTTTGTGGTTATATGCTTTCCGAAAATCCAATACCCGATGTCCCCGTAAAGGTTATTGTACGACCAAAAAGGGGAGATGCTACCGCAGAAATTCAGGCAGCCATTGATTATGTGGCTACCTTACCACTGGATGATAATGGGTTTCGGGGAACAGTGCTTTTGGAAAAGGGTACTTTTGAAATTTCTGGTGGATTGACCATCCGGAGTTCGGGAGTAGTGTTGCGCGGAAGCGGGTCAGGAAAAGACGGATCCTTATTGATAGGGTCAGGAGTGGATCGCCAAACCCTTATTAGAATTGCGGGCGTTAACAATCTTAAAAAAGAGGATCCCATTCCTTTGGTAAAATCCCATTTCCCGGTAAATGCAACAACCCTGACATTCGATAGCCCTCATTCCTTTAAGGTGGGAGATAGCGTTATCGTGAACCGACCATCTACAGAAAAATGGATTAAAGATATTGGAGCTGATAAAATAGGGATCCATGTCGATTATCCACTTACAAAATGGGAATCAGGAGATTTTGACCAAAATTGGTTCAGGGAGGTAGTAGCAGTGTCGCCTCAATCTATTATTCTTGATGTACCGTTAACTAATTCCCTTGACCCGAAATATGGCGGGGGGAGTGTGGCCAAATACAGTTGGGAGGGTCAGATCAGCCAGGTGGGGGTGGAAAATCTCCGGTGTATATCGGCTTTTGACCCGTCGAATGAAAAAGATGAAAACCATCGATGGATGGCCGTGACGATGGAAAATGTACGGGATTCCTGGGTGCGGAGAATGGTTGCTGAACATTTTGTAAGTTCAGCAGTGGCCATTTGGGAAAAAGCTAGCCGTATTACGGTAGAGGACTGTAAATCGTTGGCCCCTGTGGGGCAGATTGGTGGTTACCGTCGATATGCGTTCCAGACTCTTGGGCAACAGGTGCTATTTCAGCGTTGTTATTCAGAATATGCTTTTCATGCTTATTCTGTAGGTTTTACAACCCCAGGCCCCAATGCCTTTGTCCAATGCCATGCATACATGCCTTATAACTTTAGCGGTACTATTGGTGGCTGGGCAAGTGGTGTGCTGTTTGACAAGGTATCTATTGATGGAGGTAATATCAGTTTGGCCTATCGCGACGTAGATGGACAAGGCGGGGGGTGGAGCGCCGCCAACTCCCTGATCTGGCAATCAAAAGCGGCAAAGATATTTTTGTCCTCTCCTCCAGGGGCAGAAAATTGGGCTTATGCTTATAAAGCCCAGGGTTACGGAAAAGGTCATCATGAATTGGCAACCGAATTTGTTAAGCCAGAAAGCCTTTTCTATGCCCAATTGAGGGCCCGGACAGGGCAGCCATCTCCTGAAGAAGAAAAAATCCTTCAGTATGAAACAAGCAGAACCAATAAGCCTTCACCCGAGCAAGCTGCCCAGCTGAGTGAGCAGTCAAAGTATCCGGACCTAACCATGGAAGGCTGGATTGATCAGATGGTAGAAAAATATCCTATTCATTCTGAGCTTTCGGAAGCAAAGATGGTGAATCAAGTTGTTTCGAAAGTAGTTCAAAAGTCACCAAAAAAGAATCAAAAGGGAGCTTTCATAAGCATAAAAAATGGATGGCTGCTTAGTGGAAATCAGGTATTAACCGGAAAGAGGGATAGAACTTCTCTTTGGAGGGGGACTACAAGGCCAAATGATATAGAGAGTGCATCTCCCAACCTGGTGCGGTTTGTTCCGGGAAGAATTGGCCGGGGGCTGACGGATAATTTGGATACATTGGTATATGATATGCTCCAACATGATGTTGTGGCTATGCAAAGCTTTCCTGCCCTTTGGTACGAAAGAAGGAGGGATGACCATTCCCGTAGTCGCAGAGCTGATGCGGATGTTTGGGCACCATTTTATGAACAGCCTTTTAGCCGAAGTGGACAGGGCGAAGCCTATGACCGGCTAAGTAAATACGACTTGACCAAATGGAACACCTGGTACTGGTTGCGATTGAATCAGTTTGCCAACCTGGCTGATCAAAATGGTTTGCTTTATATCCAGGAACATTACCTTCAACACAATATTCTTGAAGAAGCGGCGCATTGGGCAGATTATCCCTGGAGGACAGCGAATAATATTAATCAATCCGGATTTGCCGAACCCCCAGCCTATGCCGGAGATAAGCGGGTGTATATGGCAGAATCATTTTATGACACGACCCACCAGGTTAGAAACACCCTGCACCGGGCTTATATCAAAAAAAGTCTGGACAATTTTAAGGGCAACACCAATATCATTCACCATTTGGGAGTGGAATATACAGGGCCTTTGCACTTTGTTCAGTTTTGGTTGGATGTGATTGGAGAGTGGGAAAGGGAAAACCAGCAAGAGGTGATGGTTTTGCTTCCTGGAACGAAAGATGTACAGGATGCTATTCTGGAAGATCCCAAATTGTCGACTTTAGTGGATGGCATTGATGTTATTCAATGGCAATACCGGAAAGACGGTAGTTTGTATGCTCCTGAGGGAGGTCAAAATCTAGCAGGAAGGCAATATGCCCGTTTAATTGATCCAGGGGAGCCTTCTTTTGATCAAATCTATCGTGCAGTGCAGGAATTTCGTACTAAGTACCCTGAAAAAGCCATTGTTTATTCCAGAAGGGGGGTACCCTTTAAAGATTGGGCTGTTTTTATAGGTGGAGGATCCTTGGCCGAACTTCCTGAAATCCAGGAGGAGAGATTTTTTAGAGATGCCGCCATTATGAAACCTTTGACTTCAAAAAACCTGGATTCCTCCTTATATGTGCTTGGCCAAAAAGGAACTGGTTATGTCCTTTTTTTACAAAACGGTGAGCTAAAAATTGATTTAACGGATGATCAAAATCGATATACCTTAAAGTGGATCGATCCAACTAGCGGGGAAATAACAGAAATGAAAAAGGAAGTTAAAGGAGGCATGCTCCACACCCTTGCGGCAACCATGGAAGTTCCGGTGGTGGCCTGGTTGGTGAAAAATTAG